DNA from Roseimicrobium sp. ORNL1:
CAATGCACCGGACTGTGGTCAGCAGGTTTCGCACCTGCGCGTCATGAGGACTAGATCTAGAACTGCGAGAGGAATCTCGTGTCGTTCTCAATCAAGTGACGGATGTCTGTGATGCCGTGCAGGATCATGGCGAGACGATCCAGGCCCATGCCGAAGGCGAAGCCGGTGACCTTCTCGGGATCGAACAGCTTGTCGCCACGGGACTTGCACACGGCTTCGAACACGGCGGGATCCACCATGCCGCACCCAGCGATTTCAATCCAGCGCGCTTCCTGGCCTTTGACCTCGAGCTTGATGTCGATCTCGAAGCTGGGTTCGGTGAAGGGGAAGAAGTGCGGGCGGAAACGCACTTGCGTCTGCGGACCGAAGGTGTCCTGGAAGAAGTACTCCAGCGTGCCTTTCAGGTCGGCAAGGCTCACATCCGTGGAGACGTAGAGACCTTCGAGCTGGTTGAAGACGCTCAGGTGCGTGGCGTCGATTTCATCGCGGCGATAAGCAGCGCCGGGAGCGATGATGCGCACGGGCAGGGTCTTCGCCACTTCCATGGTGCGGATCTGCACGGTGCTGGTGTGCGTGCGAAGGAGACGGCCATCGGGAAGGTAGAAGGTGTCCTTCTCATTGCGCGCGGGGTGATCCGCCGGCGTATTCAGCGCATCGAAGCAATGCCACTCCGTTTCGATTTCAGGGCCGTCTGCCAGAGCGAAGCCCATGCGGCGCAGCGTCTGGATGGCGCGGTCGCGGATGCGCGTGAGCGGGTGCAGCGCACCGGAGCGGGCCGGACGACCGGGCAGGGTGACATCGATGCCCTTCACGGACTCGGCATCCTTGGCGGACTGCAGCGCGGTAAGTTTCTGATCAATGCCCGCGGTCAAAGCGGTGCGCACCTCATTGAGCTTGGCACCCACGGCGGCCTTCTGATCCGGCGGCACATCACGCATGCCGGCGGACACTGTGGTGAGGCGGCCCTTCTTGCCCAGGAAGTTCACGCGGAAGTTCTCCAGCGCAGTCTCATCAGAGATGCCTTCGAGGGTGGTGATGCCTTCGGTGCGGATGGTGTCGAGTTCAGCGAGCATGGGGAGTGGAAAGGAAAAATGGAAGGTGAAAGTGACGTGCCACGCACACTCAGAGCGGCAGGGCGAAGTGGTGACTGGTGATGTTCATCCCTTTGTGCAGGTAAAAGCGGTGTGCGTCAAACCGCTGCACGCCGGAGTCGAGTTGGAAGTGTGCACAGCCACGGCGGCGTGCTTCTTCCACCAGCCAGTCAAAGAGGGCACTGCCGTAGCCGTGCCCGTGATCCTGCGCGCGCGTGACAAGGTCATCCACATACATGTGCGTGCCCCAGACGAGATTCTGGCAGATGCGGAAACCTGTGAAGGCACGCACCTCGCCCTGGTGCTCCAGATAGACGTAGTTCGCGCCGCGTCCTTGGGCCATGATGGCCGCATGCACAAACGCATCCTCCTCAGTGAAGTGCGGACGGAGTTCCTGCGCCACCGGAAAACAACGCGAGAGCGTCTCCTGATCCACCGGATCAATCAGGCGGATGACGAAGTTGTCTGCGGGAGAGGACATGCCGGTTGGGAGACCTTTGAGCTGAAGTGAGGTGAGTGAAGAGCGGTGAAAAAGCAAAAAGCCGGAGCATGAGAGCCCCGGCTTTCCGTGAAGATTGGGAACCAGTGAGTCTGGCTGTGGAAGGTTCCGTGCCTCGTTAGGCGGCGGTCTTCTTCAGCGTGACGCCAGTCTTGTTGCCCAGGGCCTGCTTGACCTGATTGATGAGGGCGGCAAAGGCGGCTTCGTCCTTGATGGCGAGGTCGGAGAGGACCTTGCGATCGAGTTCGATGCCAGCGGCCTTGAGGCCTTCGGTGAAGCGGCTGTAGCTCAGGCCGTGCGCGCGTGTGGCGGCGTTGAGGCGCTGAATCCAGAGCTTGCGGAAGTCGCGCTTGCGATTCTTACGGTCGCGGTAGTTGTACACCATCGCCTTGCGGACGGCGTCCTTGGCGTAGCGATAGAGCTTGGAACGGAAACCGCGGAAGCCTTTGGCGGCTTTGAGTACGCGCTTGCGGCGCTTGCGGCTGGCGGGTGAGTTGGTGGATCTTGGCATCTTTGTCTTTCTCTAATCAAGCTGTTGTTTTGGGTGTCGATGTTGGCCTCACTTGATTGAAGGCTCCGGGGCGAGGGGAGCCAGGCGTGGCATCGTGGTCCCGCGGTACGGGACCGAACTGGAACGGCTCAGCTCCAGGGCATGTTGGCCTTCACGGCCGCTGCATCCGTCTTGTCGACGAGTGCAACTTTGCCCAGGTTGCGCTTCCGCTTCCGGTTCTTATTCTGGAGAAGGTGGCGCTTCCCCTTTTTACGGCGCAAGATCTTGCCGGAGGCAGTGATCTTGAACCGCTTGGAAACGGACTTTCTCGTTTTGGCTAGGCCAGCATTTTTGGACATAGGGGCGGAGAGAATACGGGGGACCGGCCCGTGCGCAAGGGAATTCTCATCCCTGCTATTTACGCTGGGAGGAATGGGAACGCAAAGCAGCGAAGCAGCAAAGGGAAAGATGGAGAAATGGAATGCTGGGAGAATGGGCAATGGAGGGCGGATGCTTCAAGGAGTGGGGGACATTCCTGTCCCCGTTGAGGCGTCGCTAGGTCTTGAATGTGAGGCGATTTTGAGGTCCGGGCCTCTGGTGCTTTTCTGCTCACTTCCAATGCTTTGCGCTCAGGTGGGTAAGAACGCCTGACCCCACCCGTAGTCAGGCGGCAGTCAGTCACCACCATCCCTTTCCCTCTATATATGAATAGACGGTCCATCCTCGCCCTGTCCCTTCTGCTTGGACTCCTACAGGCCCCGGTCCCGGTTCGCGGGCAGGAAAAGGCAGATGCTGCCCCCGCGCCCCTGCCGGTGTGGAAAGCGGCCGCTACCTCGGTGAAAATCACCCCGGAGAAGCCCATGTGGATGGCGGGATATGCTTCCCGTAAGGCACCCTCAGACGGGGTGGTGCAGGACCTGTTCGCGAAATGCCTCGTGCTGGAGGATGCAAAAGGGAAGCGGCTGGTGATTCTCACCATGGATCTGATCGGCATTCCCGCGTCGCTACGGCAGGGGGTGGAGGAGGCGGCGCAGAAGAAGCATGGACTGCCACCGGAGAGCATCGTGATGAATGCCTCCCACACACACTGCGGCCCGGAGTTCCGCATTGGTGCGTGGCGGTATCTGGAGGGCATGGACCACAAGGTCGCAGAGGCGGAGGAATACGGGAAGCTGCTGCAGGAGCGGCTCACCAAGCTCATGGATGACGGCATCGCGAAGCTGGCTCCCGCGCAGGTGTATCACAATCGCGCGCGCTGCGGCTTTGCCATGAACCGCCGCCTGCCCTCGCGCCTTGGCTACAAGAACAGTCCCTATCCCGATGGTCCCGTGGATCACGATGTGCCGGTGCTGGAAGTGAGCAGTGCGGATGGGAAGCAACTCGTCGCCGTGCTCTTCGGCTATGCGTGCCACAATACCACACTCGGCATCCAGCAATTCTGTGGCGACTACGCGGGCTTTGCGCAGGAGGAGTTGGAGAAAGCGCATCCCGGCACCGTGGCGCTCTTCATGACCGGCTGCGGTGGTGACCAGAATCCCTATCCACGCCGCGAGATTGATCATGCGAAGACGCACGGCAAGACACTGGCGATGGCAGTGGAGACTGCTTTGCAAGTTGTGCCCAAGCAACCCACGCCTAGCGAACTGAAGCTGGCTTTCGAACGCGTGCCGCTCGCCTTCGCCACTCCGCCGACGAAGGAGGAACTGGAGACTCGCGCAAAGTCCACGAATACGTATGAAGCCGGCCACGCGCAGCGCCTGCTCGCCATCATCCAGCATGAGGGCAAGCTCCCCACCTCATATCCGTACCCTGTGCAGGTGATTCATTTCGGTGATGCCATGGCGATGGTCACGCTTGGTGGTGAAGTGGTGGTGGACTACTCGCTGCGACTCAAGCGTGAGTTGAAGCATCCCATGGTGTGGGTGAGTGGGTATTCCAATGATG
Protein-coding regions in this window:
- the pheS gene encoding phenylalanine--tRNA ligase subunit alpha, with the protein product MLAELDTIRTEGITTLEGISDETALENFRVNFLGKKGRLTTVSAGMRDVPPDQKAAVGAKLNEVRTALTAGIDQKLTALQSAKDAESVKGIDVTLPGRPARSGALHPLTRIRDRAIQTLRRMGFALADGPEIETEWHCFDALNTPADHPARNEKDTFYLPDGRLLRTHTSTVQIRTMEVAKTLPVRIIAPGAAYRRDEIDATHLSVFNQLEGLYVSTDVSLADLKGTLEYFFQDTFGPQTQVRFRPHFFPFTEPSFEIDIKLEVKGQEARWIEIAGCGMVDPAVFEAVCKSRGDKLFDPEKVTGFAFGMGLDRLAMILHGITDIRHLIENDTRFLSQF
- a CDS encoding GNAT family N-acetyltransferase, with the translated sequence MSSPADNFVIRLIDPVDQETLSRCFPVAQELRPHFTEEDAFVHAAIMAQGRGANYVYLEHQGEVRAFTGFRICQNLVWGTHMYVDDLVTRAQDHGHGYGSALFDWLVEEARRRGCAHFQLDSGVQRFDAHRFYLHKGMNITSHHFALPL
- the rplT gene encoding 50S ribosomal protein L20, which produces MPRSTNSPASRKRRKRVLKAAKGFRGFRSKLYRYAKDAVRKAMVYNYRDRKNRKRDFRKLWIQRLNAATRAHGLSYSRFTEGLKAAGIELDRKVLSDLAIKDEAAFAALINQVKQALGNKTGVTLKKTAA
- the rpmI gene encoding 50S ribosomal protein L35, yielding MSKNAGLAKTRKSVSKRFKITASGKILRRKKGKRHLLQNKNRKRKRNLGKVALVDKTDAAAVKANMPWS
- a CDS encoding neutral/alkaline non-lysosomal ceramidase N-terminal domain-containing protein, whose protein sequence is MNRRSILALSLLLGLLQAPVPVRGQEKADAAPAPLPVWKAAATSVKITPEKPMWMAGYASRKAPSDGVVQDLFAKCLVLEDAKGKRLVILTMDLIGIPASLRQGVEEAAQKKHGLPPESIVMNASHTHCGPEFRIGAWRYLEGMDHKVAEAEEYGKLLQERLTKLMDDGIAKLAPAQVYHNRARCGFAMNRRLPSRLGYKNSPYPDGPVDHDVPVLEVSSADGKQLVAVLFGYACHNTTLGIQQFCGDYAGFAQEELEKAHPGTVALFMTGCGGDQNPYPRREIDHAKTHGKTLAMAVETALQVVPKQPTPSELKLAFERVPLAFATPPTKEELETRAKSTNTYEAGHAQRLLAIIQHEGKLPTSYPYPVQVIHFGDAMAMVTLGGEVVVDYSLRLKRELKHPMVWVSGYSNDVMGYIPSMRVLKEGGYEAGGAMVYGSHPGPWSEAVEETIITKAKELDGKLGGGEVEASGK